Proteins encoded within one genomic window of Besnoitia besnoiti strain Bb-Ger1 chromosome II, whole genome shotgun sequence:
- a CDS encoding hypothetical protein (encoded by transcript BESB_036350), protein MRAHKRQRLCGGGSVKDSPTPCMPRGVQRGDSADFPELPDSHAALHRHSDSAEPRAGHRGDPVSRDTRPGETETQQWQKPKSKKQQRVSVTINRQNGQQRPDIDSLHQFLRWLVWQKFSAGGCAGRRAGREAPSGQPPGTPARQSAEKCPPWLRLTQPHLVGAVLVVVLPYLDLAALRMLQLESTDRVAELLQQVAARRRERWRSEPAAETDQGTEKSHATAFQSSEHAGNEESPPPLLGGAGSSGDGGEANACANSGRGRPRTTEGESGNADGEQRFADDVQRRNSSILPKGVPSLFKLMAAPSGPKVPTRFIRVESGQRCSIVTVRQLQETCEISTELRDETSSGVGFAPGWGFARPPCIWWSGGMTYPNGLRRPRPHYDPSYYLLTYDEMKQNEFPLPDEISGSLPAGYVSLHSELVYPAVCESRPSSWVAGESGFLSCPFALSETLPSPGFPLCSTSSSAPPVSLDLFFGLDCEMVLTSLGTEVGRVSVVNSNEEKLLDIFVRPEAPVIDYLTRFSGIEEHHLASAEHSLKAVHGLLRQILPHGAVLVGHSLENDLHALKLVHLRCVDTSILYPHAIVGLKNSLKHLVSSFLPQYRLRREAGHDSLEDARATLKLAKLKVQKGPGFGVVFRQYEPLGLALAAVASKAVHSQQTPGEGAHCPSANPKARSASPVYSPVLNCRHVGADAILLDETSGGSSGGTRAPTEPASHATASDPQTHGIAGDRSQTTHSPGVSSATGSPLRHSGDRAAVDTVRTSDAGFCGSARPEDSKLDVFLVDSFAHGCLEAFAGSHVFTVRDDDDAVKACLELLNASRARRLSSAPSNINATEGRGASLEASRSHMSEGDRCYDAVRPRPAGPQSPTAIAGRGQTAEDNGGGAAAYPSTKLGPVPFLRLRGRERAAKETDSSGARVRASSDGGNDEREDRRRRPPVSSEPESSLSIGVCVLRSYQRLCSQAAGVSRNHLYAFNRRVQRILHQTRGRKDEHPVDCDYRVSSANGIIKTGTASHAAYTPTQTRAGNAHKGGRLRALAEGTAHVKEEANSDAAGCSAVKHCRQHTGADERTSGVAGERRVSGEEEHANTDSKDTSSTSVGAFTGNAELIFPPVERRAALSTILELDDLILTLLAGMCHNDLLILLSPCGNAARYLSLAALRAALSSNCKGTHYVPAERKGRPQEVLGVNSRSYEKERASLLRCETGTDESQHEEAMLPRRGDTGVCRDVNAVELRGLGETPQPLDVGSYRGTLSSVATLKEESSDQLKWSSSMERALEKARGEFQGPVGGPWVGFFVRPAGSGVIGNI, encoded by the exons ATGCGCGCGCACAAGAGACAACGGCTTTGCGGCGGCGGTTCTGTGAAGGACTCGCCGACTCCCTGTATGCCGAGAGGGGTCCAGCGAGGGGATTCCGCTGATTTTCCCGAGTTGCCGGActcgcacgccgcgctgcacAGGCACAGTGActccgcagagccgcgcgccggccaCAGAGGGGATCCTGTGTCGCGGGATACGCGACCCGGGGAAACCGAAACTCAACAATGGCAGAAACCGAAATcaaagaagcagcagcgcgtgtcGGTGACCATCAATCGACAGAATGGTCAGCAGAGGCCGGATATTGACAGCCTCCATCAGTTTCTCCGGTG GCTCGTCTGGCAAAAATTTTCGGCCGGTGGCTgcgccggccggcgcgcaggccgcgaggcgcccagTGGGCAGCCTCCGGGAACTCCCGCGCGCCAGTCAGCCGAGAAGTGCCCCCCGTGGCTGCGGCTCACGCAGCCGCACCTCGTTGGCGCGGTCTTGGTTGTCGTTCTGCCCTACCTGGATTTGGCTGCCCTGCGCATGCTGCAGCTGGAGAGCACCGACCGCGTCGCGGAACTGCTGCAgcaggtcgcggcgcgccggcgggagaGATGGCGAAGCGaaccggcggcggagactgatCAGGGAACAGAAAAGAGCCACGCGACAGCCTTTCAAAGCAGCGAACACGCTGGCAACGAGgagtcgcctcctcctcttctcggGGGCGCGGGATCGTctggagacggaggagaggcgaacgcgTGCGCGAACTCtggccgcgggcggcctcgcacGACAGAGGGCGAGAGTGGGAATGCTGACGGCGAACAACGCTTCGCCGACGACGTTCAGAGGCGCAACTCCAGCATCCTACCCAAAGGCGTCCCCTCCCTCTTCAAGCTGATGGCGGCCCCCAGCGGGCCAAAGGTGCCCACGCGCTTCATCCGGGTCGAGAGCGGCCAGCGCTGCTCAATCGTCACGGTGCG TCAGCTCCAGGAGACTTGTGAGATTTCGACGGAATTGCGAGACGAGACGTCATCTGGTGTCGGGTTTGCACCCGGCTGGggcttcgcgcgccctccgtgCATTTGGTGGTCGGGCGGCATGACCTATCCAAacgggctgcggcgcccgcggc CTCACTACGACCCGTCGTACTACCTGCTCACATACGATGAAATGAAGCAGAATGAGTTTCCGCTCCCGG ATGAAATAAGTGGGTCACTGCCGGCGGGCTATGTCTCGCTTCACTCCGAGTTGGTGTACCCTGCCGTCTGTGAAAGTCGACCGAGTTCGTGGGTTGCGGGAGAGAGTGGTTTTTTATCTTGCCCTTTCGCGTTGTCCGAGACGCTGCCGTCCCCGGGTTTCCCGCTTTGTTCGACTTCatcgtcggcgcctcctgtctccctAGATCTGTTCTTTGGGCTGGACTGCGAGATGGTGTTGACTTCGCTGGGCACCGAGGTGGGTCGCGTTTCAGTGGTCAACAGCAATGAAGAGAAGCTCTTGGACATCTTTGTTCGCCCCGAGGCCCCGGTCATCGATTACCTCACGCGCTTTTCCGGAATAGAAGAACATCATCTTGCGTCGGCAGAGCATTCGCTAAAGGCGGTTCATGGCTTGCTTCGTCAAATTCTGCCTCATGGCGCGGTGCTTGTAGGACACTCTCTCGAGAATGACCTGCATGCCTTGAAACTTGTTCATCTCAGGTGCGTTGACACCTCGATTTTGTATCCTCATGCAATTGTGGGGCTGAAGAATTCTCTCAAGCATCTAGTCAGCAGTTTCCTGCCCCAGTATAgactgcggcgagaggcgggtCACGATTCGCTTGAAGACGCGAGGGCGACTCTGAAGCTGGCAAAACTGAAGGTACAAAAAGGACCTGGcttcggcgtcgtcttcagGCAATACGAGCCTCTGGGTCTCGCGCTTGCAGCTGTGGCGTCTAAAGCTGTGCACTCGCAGCAGACACCTGGGGAAGGCGCTCACTGCCCCAGCGCAAATCCGAAAGCAAGATCCGCATCCCCAGTATACTCGCCTGTTTTGAACTGTCGTCATGTGGGCGCTGATGCCATACTTCTTGACGAGACATCGGGAGGCTCATCTGGCGGTACCAGAGCACCGACTGAACCCGCATCCCATGCAACCGCGTCAGACCCTCAGACACATGGGATAGCGGGGGACAGAAGCCAGACGACTCACAGCCCGGGTGTCTCTTCGGCCACagggtcgccgctgcgccatTCCGGCGACAGGGCGGCAGTGGATACAGTCAGAACTTCCGATGCAGGTTTTtgcggaagcgcgagacCGGAGGATTCCAAGTTGGATGTGTTTCTTGTTGATTCCTTCGCTCATGGATGCCTGGAGGCGTTCGCG GGGTCTCATGTTTTCACGGTGCGAGACGATGACGACGCCGTCAAAGCGTGCTTGGAGCTGTTGAacgcgagtcgcgcgcgaaggctgTCGAGTGCGCCCAGCAATATCAACGCTACGGAGGGGCGGGGAGCTTCACTggaggcgagcaggagcCACATGTCTGAAGGTGACCGCTGCTACGACGCAGTGCGCCCCCGTCCTGCGGGTCCCCAGTCTCCGACAGCGATTGCGGGTAGAGGACAGACAGCAGAAGACAACGgtgggggggcggcggcgtatCCCTCGACGAAGCTGGGTCCTGTTCCTTTTCTCAGGCTTAGGGGAAGGGAACGTGCCGCGAAGGAAACGGATAGCTCGGGAGCACGCGTCCGAGCATCATCGGACGGCGGaaacgacgagagagaagaccgcaggcgtcgtcctccggtCTCCTCAGAGCCGGAGTCGTCACTCTCCATCGGGGTCTGTGTGCTTCGGAGTTACCAACGGCTATGTAGCCAGGCCGCTGGAGTGTCTCGGAATCACTTGTATGCCTTCAACAGACGAGTTCAGCGCATTCTGCATCAGACGCGGGGGAGAAAAGATGAACATCCAGTTGACTGTGATTATCGGGTTTCGAGTGCCAACGGAATTATCAAGACGGGTACCGCGAGCCACGCCGCATACACGCCTACACAGACTCGTGCGGGAAATGCACACAAAGGAGGCAGAttgcgcgcgctcgccgaaggGACCGCTCACGTGAAGGAGGAGGCTAACTCTGACGCTGCCGGTTGTAGTGCAGTCAAGCACTGCCGACAGCACACTGGCGCAGATGAGAGAACAagcggcgtcgccggggAAAGGAGAGTtagcggcgaagaagaacaTGCGAATACGGACTCGAAAGATACTTCGTCTACTTCTGTGGGCGCATTCACTGGAAATGCTGAACTAATTTTTCCTCCGGTAGAGCGGAGGGCAGCGCTGTCCACGATACTGGAGTTAGATGATTTGATTCTAACCTTACTTGCTGGTATGTGCCACAACGACCTTCTCATTCTTCTTTCCCCGTGTGGAAATGCGGCGCGGTATCTGAGTTTGGCGGCGCTTCGAGCGGCGTTGTCGTCCAACTGTAAAGGGACACACTACGTGCCAGCTGAGAGGAAAGGACGGCCGCAAGAGGTACTGGGCGTGAATTCCAGAAGTTATGAAAAGGAGCGAGCATCGCTGTTGCGGTGCGAAACCGGCACGGATGAAAGTCAGcacgaggaggcgatgcTGCCACGGCGCGGAGATACGGGGGTGTGCCGAGATGTAAACGCGGTCGAGCTAAGGGGTCTCGGAGAAACCCCGCAGCCACTGGATGTCGGTTCCTATCGAGGCACTCTCTCCTCGGTTGCCACATTGAAGGAAGAGAGCTCTGACCAGCTTAAATGGAGTTCCTCGATGGAGCGGGCACTCGAAAAGGCCCGGGGGGAGTTTCAGGGTCCAGTTGGTGGCCCATGGGTAGGTTTTTTTGTACGgcccgccggcagcggggTAATTGGGAACATATGA
- a CDS encoding hypothetical protein (encoded by transcript BESB_036360) codes for MKRVNPTSVLTASAVVGIVCLCAALRVFEDSALSVAAEEAKGVEVGGLSFVMDETAQLTEDASVGDDGVPTVRGSTTAVRPRKQGKHDKVRFSLMSWSSMKRSDRPLARNRVRKYFLDLLPVFAFVAFAAALQFHRRRLTHDATSTPAADDVSPRRRSMDETAVGELAGTVEDIVNGSDTEQGDSDQRITGRLPTYEESHLDEHVPDERWRVSASWGAPPPYTP; via the coding sequence ATGAAAAGGGTCAATCCAACTTCAGTTCTCACGGCTTCGGCGGTTGTAGGCATCGTATGCCTATGTGCTGCACTTCGGGTCTTCGAGGATAGCGCACTGTCAGTGGCTGCGGAAGAGGCAAAAGGGGTCGAGGTAGGGGGCTTGTCGTTTGTTATGGACGAGACTGCACAACTGACTGAGGACGCCTCAGTGGGGGACGATGGCGTGCCTACCGTTCGCGGCTCCACTACAGCTGTTCGCCCACGGAAACAGGGCAAACATGACAAAGTGCGATTTTCTCTTATGTCATGGAGTTCCATGAAGAGATCAGATAGGCCATTAGCTCGAAATCGCGTTAGGAAATACTTCTTGGATCTCCTTCCTGTCTTTGCCTTTGTGGCTTttgccgccgctctccagTTTCACCGACGGCGTTTGACACACGACGCCACGAGTACACCAGCAGCAGATGAcgtgtctccgcgcagaCGAAGTATGGATGAAACGGCTGTAGGCGAACTCGCTGGGACTGTGGAGGATATCGTAAATGGTTCGGATACTGAGCAGGGGGACTCAGACCAGCGAATAACTGGACGACTACCGACTTACGAGGAGTCCCATTTGGATGAACACGTGCCGGATGAGCGTTGGAGGGTATCCGCATCGTGGGGTGCGCCGCCCCCCTACACGCCGTAA